The region GGGAAGGTGTCAGGGCAAATGTCCTGctgctgatgaggaggaggggggaggggggatgcagtgtgtgtgtgtgtgtgtgtgtgtgtgtgtgtgtttatatatgtggGTGTGTATTCACAGGCCATTGCTGTTGCGGTGTGTGAGGGGAGGTTTGGACAGCTCCACCACTCCGGCCCGCCCTTTGCCGATGACTTTGGGGGCGCGGCGCAGCAGCTTCTGGGCTTCTGTGAACGCCTCGGTCAGCTCTTTCTTCCACTGCACGAACTCCGGATCGCTCTGCACACACAACAAGAAACGAAGGGATCagctctttgtctttatctcaTCCACACGGCTCAGGAATAAAAGCGTGGAGAAGCAGTCCCCACCTCACACTGCAGCACGAACTGCTTCCCGCCTTTGATGCGCAGCAGGATACACTTCTTGTCTTTAATCTGCGTCTCCTCCACCGTCACAATCTGCTCCATCGTCAGCAGGTTTTGCTGGGAACAAAATGGACCAATCAAAAAGGAGCCGAGGTGAAGCAGAACACACAGGAGGATGAAGCTGAAAGACTACGGCTGACTTCCTGACTTAAAACCAGAGGTCCAGCACTCGAACACCTGCTCTGCCTTTAATTCACCTACTGGCAGCGTTTGGGGGGTGGTTAAACAGATTACTGGGTCTGAAGCAGGGAGGGGGGGGCTACGCTCTAAACAGCTTCTGGGTAACAGcagggactctgaggacacagcagGGACCTGGACCTGATGTTGACACTCACCCCGtctctctgctttttaaaatgttttagccACTTCTCCTTCAGTGTGAGtcaggacagatggacagacagacaacgtTCATACACCATCAAACAGGtgaacaggacagacagacagaccgaGACACCTGGACATGGATATGGAGGCTGATTTAAAGTGTGAGCTGTGAGGTGAACTCACCCGTGACTCGCCCTCCCCCCTCCACTCCACACGGTTGGGGAAGAGATAGAAGTATCGGCGCTGCCACTGGGTCAGGAACGGGTTCCCCAGCTTCAGCATGTAGCCGTGCATTATACAGTCCTTACCCAGGGCGTAGTCTGCACAGAGAAACACGGTCAgggcgtctgtgtgtctgtgtgtgtgtgtgtgtgtgtgtgtgtgttgtgacgggatttttgtgtttacagtctgtCGTCACATCATTACCCTCCTCGTGGCCCAGCTGCTTGTTCTTAGCCCTCTTGCGAGCCTCGCTCTTGTCCGTGTCCGAGTTGACGGCCTCGTAGACCGTCTCTGCCACTTCCTGCTGCCAGCGCTCTGATATGACCAGAGGAAAGTTCTTGTACAGCTCCTGGTCACTGTCCAGCAACTGAGGGGACATATAATAATAAGTTTTATTTGTGCATCAACACCTGAAGCCTAGATCCTCCTGTCGTGGTTTAACGGCACGGTTCCAGCTCGGAGACGCCGCACAGATCGTCACTGTCTTTGTAACTCGCTGCTGCATTTGTTcactttcacacagaaacagtcatTGTGTTGTGACTGGATTAACATCAGGGGGCTGGAGCTGCACGCTCTCCTTCCTCCATCGTAATGCTCTCACATTACTACACTGCAGTTATTTCGATTATTACCCCTCTGTTAATGACAAGCACTGTCTGgggaaatgtaaacaaacactgttgccttttatttctctgcactgGATGAATAACTGTTACTGCAGCCACATTAATGTTAATGGGGGAGGAAGCTGTTGTTCCAgcagaacaaagaaaatcacagGAAGAAAACGACGACACGTTGCTCTGAATTTCAAACCACCTGTGCTTCCTATTCTGAAGCTGCACCGAAGATGAAATGACCAAAAACAATCACGATCGTTTGGATTATCAATCGGTTAAATGCTAACTTGGTGTagcctgtgtttctgtgctctgtACAGTAGTACAGTGATCCTCACCGTTCATCTGTGTCTAAGGAAGTGAGTGATGAACGTCTGTTTTACCTTGATGCCCTTGGTGTCCTCCTCATCGAAAGAGCCTATGTCAAAAGCATCTGCAGCGTTCACCTCACCCCTGGGGGGGATTAAAGGGGGGGAGtactgggggtggggggagagaacagagacggttttcagagagagaagtgaaagaagaaatgaCAACGAGAAGCAGGAGAGTGTGAGCGAAACAGCCACACACCAGGAACAGTCCCACAGCAGCGCTTCCCCCCTAGTGATGGGGTAACCATAGCAACTGTGAGTGTACTGGACTAATGACGAGCGCAGCTCCATCCTGACTTGACCTGATCTGCTTCACAAATAAACCAGGACACTTTTCATTTGGAACAATTTAAACATACTGAAGACTCAGGTTTATGATCTGAGTTCAGTCCAGATCCTGATGTGATagtgttcttgttgttttgtgcGGTTTTCCTTTAAGAGGCCTGACAACAGTGGTTTTACATGTCTGTACATGTTacatgttgttgtgtgtctgtgtgggtgtgtgttccAGTTGTGACACGCAGCCTCTGGTTTCTGTTCATGTCTGTTCTGTATAAAAACCAAATTCATAAACCATGAGTGAACGTTTAGGAACAGAATTACAGCACGATGCTGCGTGAACACGTCTGACACATGTCAGACATTAGTATCTGTGGCCTGAGTCGCAGATACTAACATAAATCAGATATAAATCCACCTTCAGAGCAGGTGGGTCTGAAAAGTCTGCGTTGCTGTAACAAGCgatgattaaaaatgaatgcagatTTGATTCTTAGTGACTGACTCCAGTTtccaaacacattcacagatctAAAACTGGACAGAATGTCCGTTAAACTAAACATCAGGGTcgattttttatttaaatgtgatcTGCTGTGTGTAACATGGGAAAATGAAGCGTTATGATGTGTGTAACAGGCTGCGCCCTGTGCTCTCAGCGGGGGGCCTTCATAAAACGTAATGTCACTCTGATCTTTCGCTGCTGTTCTTGTTCAGCAACAAAAAGAAGCTGAGGAACAGCAGAGTTCCAAACAGCAAACCGTGGACTGACCGAAGCAACAGCTGACAAACGAAATGAAGCTCACCTTCTGGAGGTACACCTGCTGCCAGTCAATGCCTTTGAAAAACTGATGCTCCTTCACCTCTGgggctctgtatgtgtgtgacggagagagagaaggaggtgggggttaaaaaaaaaaaaaaaaagtaattttcatTTGTACACTAGGTGGCAGTGTTTGCCACATTACTCccctctgacaaacacactcataatCCTGCTATTTAGCCAAATACCCTGTGCAGACAGTGATCCATCACTCTGGTTTAGTCCTAAGCTCATGTGAAATGACGCCGCTGATGAAATTAGTTGTGAGCTCAGCTTCTATCCGATCACTcggtgtctgtctctgttcgTCTTCACTGGGCCGCGAACCACACCACCCAGTGTTTTCAGCCTTAATCAGCACATCTAGCAAAATCCGTCTGATTGATGAATTCATTTCCACGCCTCTGgacataaacactgacatggGGCGGAGGCTGATGTGaacttttgatttgtttgtgtgtgtgtgtgtgtgtgtgtgttgtgtgtcgtACCCTCGGCCCTGGCAGCCGAGCCTCTTGGACacatctctctgcagcagcccCTCCAGCAGATCTTTGAGCTCTGCAGTGAAAGAGTCTGGCAGCTCCACATTCtgcaagagagggaggggggagggagggaggagggaggagggagggaggaaacggggggaggggtgaggggggggcGTGAGAATCTGGTGTTTGAAAATAGATCAACATCATTTGCACCTTTTACTATAGTACAGAGATTTTCAAGAAGTCTGACACTGTGAACTAGCCATTAGCTgctcctgtttgcagtgaacacacagtgatgcagtgacAGTGCTGAACACTGTCACtgcatcactgtgacactggAGGAAACTGAAAAACGTGTTGATTCTCAGGCAGGTTCTGGATATATGGACATGTACCTGCAGTGGACACTGGAGGTAATTATAACACCAGGAAGTGAAAGTCACATTGAATCTACAAATATGtctgtcgtgtgtgtgtgtgtgtgtgtgtgtgtgtgtgtgtgtgtgtgtgtgtgtgtgtgtgtgtgtaaagtttTGATGTAAAGTGTGTTAATCAGGTGTTGAGAGTTTTCTGTGGTCAAACCACAATAACCAGCTTGTTTTTAGGACTGTGGCGTGCACCTGTCTCTTCCACCTCATACAGTCTCTTCATTTgacatctctccctcctgcccccctgccccccctcccccaacacCCTGGTGACCCCCTGGGGAGGCAGCTCACAGTATGAAAGCCTCATACTAAGTCAGCCTCCACccgttttatttttctgctgacaGGCTTTACTCAGCGGCTTCGTGGAGATGTTTCAGAGTTCAGAAGTGCCATCCATCGGGATCTGTTCCATCCCTCCTTCTATCCATCTCTTCCTGTCTTGGCGGCTCAGTTCTCAGCCTTTTCACTGCTGTCTGCTTCTATCGTGTTTATGTAATGGGACCATTCATCATGTttaataaacacaaagacatataGAGCAGTATTTTTAGCCCGGCCGGGGCTGAATCGCAGcctttcccctctctgtctttctctctctcacacacacacacacacacacgcagacgaGGATTAAGAGGATAAACCAGATTAAGTAGCTGGATTAAAATCCTAATCTGGATTTATTGTGATATGAAAAATCATACTTTCTCTGTTTAGAGGTCCTGCTCGACCAAACAgcgcctgtgtgtgcatgtttgtgtgtgtgggagggaacAGCTACTGTTCTCAACTTCCACTGTGATGgacaactgctgctgctgctgctggcaagCAGCGTGAAGAGGAGCGAAGCTGTGGCTGTGGCGAAAATTCACTCTGCAGCTCGTCACTGTAAACGCGTCGGCGCTCAAACACACGTCGCCTTTGCAGAACTCTGGCTCGGAcgtgaagaggaaaaaggagtgGGTGGGAGCAGATATGTCACTGGGTGGGCTCAATGGACGCCATTCATCCCGAGGGTTTGCTGAAGACGACCAATGACATCAAAAGGCTCAACAGTATGTTTCACTTTGACAGACAATAACACGCTGAATGGGCTACGTGCTTGGCGCTGAGGACCGCACTGCGCCTGCTGGACACAAGATGGAAGCTACTTCACTGAAAAGTcagttctctgtgtttgtgaccTGCGGGCGTCAAGTTTCCACATCTGGACGACGACTGGCTCACACATCCAGGTGTGAAACTGAGACTTCAGGTGAGTCAGAGAAACTgcatcattctgcacagtgaggCTGAAAGATGAAGGAGCCAAGGAACAGAACACATATTTGAGTGGATGGAACCTTTAAACTCACAGAGTACCAGCGCTTCAGGCCGCCTGCAAGcttctttattctttctttaTTCCCGACTCCCTCAGTAAACCTGTGCTGGATGTGGCCACGAATCCGTGTGACCCAGGGGGAGCACTTTTACTTTCCAGCTTGGCTGCTGGTTCAGTTTATCTAAGCTGGGATTCTGTCACACGCTTCATCTCCTGTGTCTTCCCATGACACAGCAAAAGTAAACAGACAGCTGAGTGTTGAATGGTAGCAGGCAGAGCCGCTGAAAAATGACCCACAAACCTGCACAACACATTCATCTCTGTCAAGGATGTGcaggaaagacagagtgagGCTGGCACCAGAGCGAGGCTGGTGCAggtacatgtgtgttttctaaCCTGTGTGCGTCAGGTATCCTTACAGTGTTTGTTCACACACAGGACAGTATGCATAGGGATATAAACATCTGTGTGCATTTGGTATTACTGTAAAGTAAACACGGGCTAAACCCGCGTGTTCAGGGTTAAGTAAAGACTCATATGtgctttactgtgtgtttacacagagaCGTATCCACCAtcctctgtcagtgtgaacCACGGACTTCTAAGAAACATGCAGCGACTCTGTAGATGTGTATCTGTAGATGTGTCTTACCATGGTGAGCGTCATGCGGTCAATCTCGTGTTTGTCTTTGGTCTTGTGCTGTCTGAAGGGACTGTGCctaaacaggagagagaagacagagagactgacactgacaccaAATACAGATTATtggaaaaaggagggagggagggagagagggtggggtAAGGTGAGGTGAAGGAGGGCACATGGAGGAGGGCCGAGCAGTGGACGTGAAGGAGACGAGAACGAGACATGTCCAGCCtaaatctcacacacacgctgccaATCACACCTTTCCACACTCCCCACACTGAAGCCGCGAGCTCATAAATATTACAACactataaatgaacaaatggtAATTTGAAATGACCTAGATCTCAAATCTCACTCACTCTAATGAGCCACCTgcaggaagagtgtgtgtgtgtgtgtgtgtgtgtgtgtgtgtgtgtgtgtgtgtgtgagtgtgtgtgtgtgcgtgtgtgtgtgtgtgtgtgtgtgtgtgtgtgtgtgtgtgtgtgtgtgagtgtgtgcgtgtgcgtgtgtgcgtgtgcgtgtgtgtgtgtgtgtgtgtgcgtgtgtgtgtgtgcgtgcgtgtgtgtgtgtgcgtgtgtgcgtgcgtgtgcgtgtgtgtgtgtgtgtgtgtgtgtgtgtgtgtgtgcgtgcgtgtgtgtgtgtgcgtgtgtgcgtgcgtgtgcgtgtgtgagtgtgtgtgtgtgtgtgtgtgtgcgtgtgtgcgtgcgtgtgcgtgtgtgagtgtgtgtgtgcgtgtgtgtgtgtgtgtgtgtgcgtgtgtgacgTCGGGCTCTTCCTGCAGACTGTGAACAGGTGAACACTCTGTGATTTCTGACAGACGACCTGAAGCTCAGCAGAAACGTAGAGCTGCCATGTTAACGATCAAATCCGAGGGACTCTCACTTTGGAATGAAAACAGGTGAATGCCCGGTGTTAGTGCTCAGAGACGTGGCAGCAGATGGAACTTCGGGTTCTTTGCCAGGTTTAGTTGAAGATTTTAATTTGTGGGCCCTTTAACTGTAGTATCACTATTTTTTTAACCATGAAAAATAACTTAAATATACAACCAAGTCATAAAAAGTGAATTTagaaatgtgttcattttatacacaaacatgattACGACTAATTCAGCACAAATAAAACATATGTTGCATATAAATATGAACAGCTATGCTTCTGCACAGCGAATGATGTTCCTGCCactttaatgtcagtgtttatcAGTTCttcagtcagaggaggagagcttCGTGAAACGGTCTGGGATCAAACTGCTGGTCTGAAATCTGAGAAACGATCCGAGCAGCGAAACTGGAAATTACTGAGGGAGATGAAGAATTTACACTGGAGAGATTTTGATCCAGTACGAGAGCAGACAGCCGTCCTCGAGTGAGCACTCCATCAGAGGCACATCTATCAAGCAAACATATTTATGAGACAGAACAGCATCGCCATCCAAGATACAAAGAGCTCCATCCTCCACTTACTGTAAGTGATCAAATAGCAGCTGGCAGCATTAATGAGAGAATAGCAGCTTCCAAACAACGTCTTCAATGAGTCTAATTCTTCAGCCAGAGCCAAATGGCTTCAAAACCCACTGCTGAAGGCTGGAAGGACGTTAATGAGCAAACCAAGGACTGAACATTGTGGCTGCAATCAGAGAACGTCTTCCAGGATACGTCTAAACGCAGTAAAGCAAAACGCCTGAACGTAAACACGGTGGTTAAACTGTTCAACAGAGCTTCAGAGAAGCCTCACATTTCTGACTTTGGTGTTGAGTTTAGTGGATAAAGATTTGTTTTCCAGCAGAACGGCGACCCTAAAGattctccctttctcctcctttaaAATAAACCTTAACATTACATGAACCAAATCCCAGAAGTCACTGCATCTTCCACAGTGTAAAGCTACTGAACGTTTGTTGGTTTACTGTGTAGCTTCACGTCAGGAAATCCTGATTCTCACAGAGAGCGAGCGAACGCCTCAttctgataaagaaaaaaataagtaacAGCGTTTATGACTGAATTCACGTCACTAAAATCAGTTTTACTCTCGAACAGAGGAGACTCACGACACAGCCAACCTTTCACCAGAGACCAACACACTCTTCCTCTTCAAAATGTTCAAACACACTGATCCAAACATCAATGGAAAGACacgtcacacacactcttctctctttttctgtgcacTCAGACCTGGcaaccattacacacacacgcccccCCTTTACCTGATTTCTGACCTACTGGGCCGAGACCTCTGGCATTTACACACTCcagatcaaacaaacacacacacacacaggctggcaCACAAACaagatcaaacacacaccaaacagacggcgagagagcgagagatgcAGCGAGCGGGGAGAGCAGATTCAAAGAGGTTTACTCAGAGTGGCAGAAGAGGTTTGaaagcagacaggaagtcagGACGTGGTGGGAGtaaagagcacagagaagaagaaagacgaGACGAGAGGAGCGAGAGCAGCTCGAGTATTTACCCTCGGAGGAGTTTGAAGAGCATGCAGCCTAAGGAGAACCAGTCGGCGCTGCTGTCGTACGCCGTCCCCTTCTGAAGAACCTCTGGAGCCATGTAACCATGAGTACCgctgcagcaaacacaccacagctccatgtcaaatacacactcattaCTTTTTACAACTGCGAGAGCAGAATCGCACACTGCAGCCCCGTTTGGACAGGATTCGTATTAAAGGCGGAGGCGGGTAATCAAATATTTCCCTCGTCGCTTGTCATAAAAGTTTTTGTGGATGTTTTAGCTGCTGGAAAATTACAGAAGCTGCGTCTGTGATTCACATGAACGGCTGCAGGAAACCACGTGACCTTCATCACTGATGAGCGTTTTCACCTCCACCAAGGAGCTAACGTTTTCCccgtgtctgtttgttggtttgtttgtttgtttgcttgtttgtcagcaggattacacaGAAGGTGCAGAAACAGTTTGCACCAAAGCTGACGGAGGGATGAGACGTGGACCAGAGAAGAGCCCATTCCATTTCACTGCAGATCCAGGAAATGGTATCATCCCGTCCCTGAACACTGCGAGCTCTGCTGACGCTCATTCTGATCTGCAAACTACTTCACCTTTCTAATGTGAATTAGGCTGGTTTCCGTTTCCTTTGTTGTGTGACCTGACTGATGGTTAATGAGCTGAAGATACAAGGCTCTATTATATGTAATTATTAGAGTATAATCACAGACGTGCAGTTCAGAAGTGAATAAAATCACTGACAGTGGGTAACATCTGTATCTCCCCCTACAGAAGGAAACCCTGTGAGAATGGGCTTTAACACTTACACACTGGCGTGAGGTTTCTTCTTGGAGAAGTCGCAGGCCAGGCCGAGGTCAGAGATACGAACGTGACCGTGTTCATCCAACAGGATATTAGCTGGCTGagggaggacacacacataggcagagGGGGATAGAGAGGGTGATACTGATGGAGAACACCAAACAACGCTGCAATCCTCACTAATTCACAACTTAAGTTACAATTTCCGTTCAGCAGGAGAAAATTCTGCGTGGATACAGGCAATAAAAGAAAGCCTCCTGTCCTGGTTATCCTCCGCTGTTTGGCAAAACCGtgactcactcactctttcCCCCTCCAACACTCAGCCTCAAAGTATTATCTGCATTTTACTGCACTGTTTATTAAAGCCCTAAAACTGTTCCCTGACTTCCAGCAAAATATATCTATTATTATGGCAACCAGTCCAAACAGGGGAattggaggaaaaacagaggaggtCGGCTGATATGaatctgtgactgtgaaacagCATCTGTGGAGGTGTTGTGCTGGATCAGTGGGATGAGGACTGTGATGTTCAGGGCTTTAGTCCTTATCACTTGTCGTTCCTCGCGCTCCCTTCGTTTTACCTTTCTCTGTTAAACGTGACGTGGAACAGCACATCTCCTGAGCAGGCCTCCaattaatgatcattttcatttgtcttctgATCAGCTGCCAACagattaaatttatttttcttattctcatcaaattccatgaaaaaaaTCGACTTATCAGTGAGTCGATCGATTGGATAACAGCGGTGATTATTATCAATCAGTTAATGATTTGAGTCATTTCAGGAAAATGATTTGTAGATTTCCGAGACATCTGAAGACGTCACCTCCAGCTCAACAAATTCTTACATGTTTCATTGACTAAACgatttactggaaaaaaaaaaaacatcacagatgaACTGATCATAAAATGAAGTGCTAGCTGCAGGTCTACAATCACTTCTCGAAATGGAGGAAACAGTGTTTgttgggactattttcagcagcggatgAATCCATATTTGGTGCTGTAGTGAGTATTTGTGGCAGCAGGacggtgtgcgtgtgtgtgtgtgtgtgtgtgtgtgtgtgtgactgagtcagagtaaacaacagtgtgtgtgtgtgttcatggtgatgaaggaacatgtcacccagtgaaACAGCGCgtctcactgatgtgttttaatagttgttgGAAGCGATGGAGCTCAGAGACGTTAGGTGTCTCAGGGACTggttacacacagacacgtgaGCAGACACACTCGTTGttgacacagtgaaaaacacaataCCACCGGACGTCTCCTGTTTTCAGGACTGTCAAAGAACAGAGGTCTACCTTGAGGTCTCTGTAGACAACAAAGCGGTTGTGCATGTGCTCCAGACCCAGGATGATTTCTGCCGCATAGAAACGCATCTCTTTCTCGCTGAAGACGCCGTGCTGAGACAGGTGGTAGTGCAGGTCAccccctgaaaacacacacacacacacacagacaacacagagtGTG is a window of Toxotes jaculatrix isolate fToxJac2 chromosome 16, fToxJac2.pri, whole genome shotgun sequence DNA encoding:
- the grk3 gene encoding beta-adrenergic receptor kinase 2, whose product is MADLEAVLADVSYLMAMEKSKSTPAARASKKIILPEPSIRSVMQKYLEERDELTFDKIFNQKIGFLLFKDFCMNEIDEAVPQLKFYEEIKDYEKLDSEDERLSRSRQIYDGYIMKELLSCSHPFSKKAVDHVQSHLAKKQVPPTLFQPYIVEICDSLRGKIFQKFIESDKFTRFCQWKNVELNIHLTMNDFSVHRIIGRGGFGEVYGCRKADTGKMYAMKCLDKKRIKMKQGETLALNERIMLSLVSTGDCPFIVCMTYAFHTPDKLCFILDLMNGGDLHYHLSQHGVFSEKEMRFYAAEIILGLEHMHNRFVVYRDLKPANILLDEHGHVRISDLGLACDFSKKKPHASVGTHGYMAPEVLQKGTAYDSSADWFSLGCMLFKLLRGHSPFRQHKTKDKHEIDRMTLTMNVELPDSFTAELKDLLEGLLQRDVSKRLGCQGRGAPEVKEHQFFKGIDWQQVYLQKYSPPLIPPRGEVNAADAFDIGSFDEEDTKGIKLLDSDQELYKNFPLVISERWQQEVAETVYEAVNSDTDKSEARKRAKNKQLGHEEDYALGKDCIMHGYMLKLGNPFLTQWQRRYFYLFPNRVEWRGEGESRQNLLTMEQIVTVEETQIKDKKCILLRIKGGKQFVLQCESDPEFVQWKKELTEAFTEAQKLLRRAPKVIGKGRAGVVELSKPPLTHRNSNGL